A single genomic interval of Campylobacter sp. MIT 12-8780 harbors:
- a CDS encoding NAD(P)H-dependent oxidoreductase, protein MKTLVLFSHSYYDKSSVNKALLEALSKEQDFEIHNLNLVYPNDKINIKAEFEKLQNANRILVQFPLFWYSTPSIFKEWQDEVLTPIYEQKLDFLKDKKVGFVVTAGGSVSDFKELDNACESGIERTMFALNTSFEGVDAKIVKPFVIFSANANNLPLEAYLDYAKNF, encoded by the coding sequence ATGAAAACTTTGGTGCTATTTTCACATAGTTATTATGACAAATCAAGCGTCAATAAAGCACTTTTAGAGGCTTTAAGCAAGGAACAAGACTTTGAAATTCACAACCTTAACCTTGTATATCCAAATGACAAGATTAATATAAAAGCTGAATTTGAAAAGCTTCAAAACGCTAATCGCATTTTGGTGCAATTCCCACTTTTTTGGTATAGCACACCAAGTATTTTTAAAGAATGGCAAGATGAGGTTTTAACGCCAATTTACGAGCAAAAACTTGATTTTTTAAAGGATAAAAAAGTGGGCTTTGTCGTTACAGCTGGTGGCTCGGTGAGTGATTTTAAAGAACTTGATAATGCCTGCGAAAGTGGGATAGAACGCACAATGTTTGCACTAAATACCAGCTTTGAGGGTGTAGATGCAAAAATAGTAAAACCTTTTGTTATCTTTAGCGCAAATGCAAATAATTTGCCACTTGAAGCTTATCTTGACTACGCAAAAAATTTTTAA
- a CDS encoding cyclophilin-like fold protein, producing MKKIITLILFAFLSLRGEDFIVEFSFENGQSFRVKMQENETSKDFIALLPMSFKLNDHGRTEKVSHLKKALKTPEFKAYEPEIGDFFYYAPLQIKEQKEDFILKARLINE from the coding sequence ATGAAAAAGATAATAACACTTATATTATTTGCTTTTTTAAGCTTAAGGGGCGAGGATTTTATAGTGGAGTTTAGCTTTGAAAATGGGCAAAGCTTTAGGGTAAAAATGCAAGAAAATGAAACAAGTAAAGATTTTATAGCCCTTTTGCCGATGAGCTTTAAGCTTAATGATCACGGGCGTACAGAAAAGGTAAGCCACTTGAAAAAAGCTTTAAAAACACCAGAATTTAAGGCTTACGAGCCAGAAATTGGGGATTTTTTCTATTATGCACCTTTACAAATAAAAGAGCAAAAGGAAGATTTTATCTTAAAAGCTAGACTTATAAATGAATGA
- a CDS encoding aldo/keto reductase, which yields MQRRAFLERGLKAGLALSMLNASLALANDKKANSQARIKNPSKSLPKRILGGKIEVSALGLGCMGMSHGHGPARDIKEMTKLIRQAYDLGVTFFDTAEIYGPHTNEELVGPALKPIRDKVVIGTKFGLYYPFGKQMQDSSKKSIIRAIDASLKRLQTDYIDIYTQHRVDTDTPIEEVADTMQELVKQGKIRAWGLSEAGAKTIERAHKVFAPVSVQSQYSISFREHEEDGVIPTCKRLGIGFVAYSPLDRGLLTGLMNENYRFAAGDMRLAFPRYTPQALKANQAIVNFVASIGKQKGATITQTALAWLLAQDDFIVPIPETTNPKHLIENLKAVEFSFTQDELAKIDEEVKKIVIVGERFAPGSDAAKSVGL from the coding sequence ATGCAAAGAAGAGCATTTTTAGAACGCGGTTTAAAGGCTGGCTTGGCTTTGAGTATGTTAAATGCGAGCTTGGCTTTGGCTAATGATAAGAAAGCAAATTCACAAGCAAGGATTAAAAATCCTTCAAAAAGCTTGCCTAAACGCATTTTGGGAGGCAAAATCGAAGTTTCTGCTTTGGGGCTTGGTTGTATGGGTATGAGTCATGGACATGGTCCGGCTCGTGATATTAAAGAGATGACTAAGCTTATCAGGCAGGCTTATGATTTAGGCGTTACTTTTTTTGATACGGCTGAAATTTATGGACCACATACTAATGAAGAGCTTGTTGGACCTGCTTTAAAGCCTATTAGGGATAAGGTTGTTATAGGCACTAAATTTGGGCTTTATTATCCTTTTGGTAAGCAAATGCAAGATTCATCTAAAAAGTCTATTATAAGAGCAATTGACGCGAGTTTAAAACGCTTGCAAACTGATTATATAGATATTTATACTCAGCACCGCGTTGATACTGATACGCCTATTGAGGAGGTGGCTGATACCATGCAAGAGCTTGTCAAGCAAGGAAAAATAAGGGCTTGGGGCTTAAGTGAGGCTGGGGCTAAGACTATAGAGCGAGCACACAAGGTATTTGCGCCTGTAAGCGTGCAAAGTCAGTATTCTATCAGTTTTAGAGAGCATGAAGAAGATGGGGTGATACCAACTTGCAAAAGGCTTGGTATAGGCTTTGTGGCGTATTCTCCACTTGATAGGGGGCTTTTAACAGGGCTGATGAATGAAAACTACCGCTTTGCAGCTGGGGATATGCGTCTAGCCTTTCCAAGATACACCCCACAAGCTTTAAAGGCAAATCAAGCTATAGTTAATTTTGTAGCCAGTATTGGCAAGCAAAAAGGAGCCACTATCACTCAAACTGCCCTTGCTTGGCTTTTGGCTCAAGATGATTTTATAGTGCCTATACCAGAAACGACAAATCCTAAGCATTTGATTGAGAATTTAAAAGCAGTGGAGTTTAGCTTTACTCAAGATGAGCTTGCAAAAATCGATGAGGAAGTAAAAAAGATAGTCATAGTTGGCGAACGCTTTGCCCCAGGAAGTGATGCGGCTAAAAGTGTTGGCTTATAA
- a CDS encoding TonB-dependent receptor translates to MKKRFVFSSLLCCVVLSLKADEIGGIESFELEKTHIEAGFIEADTNVRNVEVVGQEQLHDRGDDSITEVLQRTPGVSFVDYGSGKSIDMRGQGEKAGNSVKVMVDGKIINTLDTGHINTPFDTIWLENVDHIEVVPGGSAVLYGDGTRGGGIKHYHKNA, encoded by the coding sequence ATGAAAAAACGCTTTGTATTTTCAAGTTTGCTTTGCTGTGTGGTTTTAAGCCTAAAAGCTGATGAAATAGGCGGTATAGAAAGCTTTGAGCTTGAGAAAACACATATTGAAGCAGGTTTTATAGAAGCAGATACAAATGTGCGTAATGTCGAAGTGGTGGGGCAAGAACAGCTCCATGATAGGGGTGATGATAGCATTACTGAAGTGTTGCAACGCACGCCGGGTGTGAGCTTTGTGGATTATGGCTCTGGTAAGTCAATAGATATGAGAGGACAAGGTGAAAAAGCTGGAAATTCAGTAAAAGTTATGGTTGATGGTAAGATTATCAATACCCTTGACACAGGACATATAAACACGCCTTTTGATACCATTTGGCTTGAAAATGTTGATCATATAGAAGTCGTTCCGGGCGGCTCAGCCGTGCTTTATGGTGATGGCACGAGGGGGGGGGGCATTAAACATTATCACAAAAACGCCTAG
- a CDS encoding TonB-dependent receptor has translation MARGGGALNIITKTPSEDAFTIGVNGQMYDKVSNCVSIPPYTSIDPRAPVSCNIQKGGELYTSITKRIDDKLAFNFGANQFNIRGYNRGIYRRGYQIQSKIFYEPSEDTKLSFGYKWYSSLNSEASYLEKRRIEEDPTQVSDTERIVKYNRPELDLKLSHYFGDNLELNALVYYHHLKQHFIKNQGYSGVKPKLVGDYKDIMFGSKVDSRYYYSTFGSYLMLGYDFESHTAKRNGIHTYERPMFADSFTHTMLDITRNSHSFYAFNSHYFMRILF, from the coding sequence ATGGCACGAGGGGGGGGGGCATTAAACATTATCACAAAAACGCCTAGTGAAGATGCTTTTACTATAGGCGTAAATGGACAAATGTATGATAAAGTCTCAAACTGCGTAAGCATACCTCCCTACACCTCAATTGATCCAAGAGCCCCAGTAAGCTGCAATATCCAAAAAGGCGGTGAGCTTTATACAAGCATAACCAAACGCATTGATGATAAGCTAGCCTTTAATTTTGGAGCAAATCAATTCAATATCAGAGGCTATAATAGAGGAATTTATAGAAGAGGTTATCAAATCCAATCAAAAATTTTTTATGAGCCAAGCGAGGATACTAAACTGAGTTTTGGCTACAAATGGTATAGCTCCTTAAACAGCGAGGCAAGTTATCTAGAAAAGCGACGCATAGAAGAAGATCCGACTCAAGTTTCAGACACTGAACGCATAGTAAAGTATAACCGTCCTGAACTTGATTTGAAGTTAAGTCATTATTTTGGCGATAATCTTGAGCTGAATGCTTTGGTGTATTATCATCATCTTAAACAGCATTTTATAAAAAATCAAGGCTATTCGGGCGTAAAGCCAAAACTTGTGGGTGATTATAAAGATATAATGTTTGGAAGCAAAGTTGATAGTAGGTATTATTACTCTACTTTTGGTTCTTATTTGATGCTAGGATATGATTTTGAAAGTCATACAGCAAAAAGAAATGGCATACACACCTATGAAAGACCTATGTTTGCTGATAGTTTTACCCATACTATGCTTGATATAACCAGAAATAGTCATTCATTTTACGCTTTTAATTCGCATTATTTTATGAGAATTTTATTTTAA
- a CDS encoding NAD(P)H-dependent oxidoreductase, with amino-acid sequence MKNVLLINGSKKFGNSEARLSATLQELAAKTLSELGLNIVQTHIDKGYDIEEEVQKILNADALIYQMPGWWMGEPWIVKEYIDKVYLAGYGKFFTSDGRHRDNPTKNYGTGGLLKDKKYMFSLTWNAPLEAFTDKDGFFGGVGVDGVYLHLHKAHEFCAMSALPTFICTDVVKNPQVEKYLNDYETHLKKIFA; translated from the coding sequence ATGAAAAATGTCTTGCTTATCAATGGAAGCAAAAAATTTGGTAACTCAGAAGCAAGGTTAAGTGCTACACTTCAAGAACTTGCAGCTAAAACTTTAAGTGAGCTTGGCTTAAACATAGTTCAAACACACATCGATAAAGGTTATGATATAGAAGAAGAGGTGCAAAAAATTCTCAATGCTGATGCTTTGATCTATCAAATGCCGGGCTGGTGGATGGGCGAGCCTTGGATAGTTAAGGAGTATATCGATAAAGTCTATCTTGCAGGATATGGGAAATTTTTCACAAGTGATGGCAGACACAGGGACAATCCTACCAAAAACTATGGCACAGGCGGACTTTTAAAGGATAAAAAATACATGTTTAGCCTCACTTGGAATGCTCCACTTGAAGCCTTTACAGATAAAGATGGCTTTTTTGGTGGTGTAGGCGTTGATGGAGTGTATTTGCATTTGCATAAAGCTCATGAGTTTTGTGCTATGAGTGCTTTGCCAACTTTCATCTGCACTGATGTAGTGAAAAATCCTCAAGTTGAAAAATACCTCAACGATTATGAGACACATTTAAAGAAAATTTTTGCTTAA
- a CDS encoding alpha/beta hydrolase, which produces MLSKITKLKACFLGILLLGAAAHAADTGEGRLFPKSPNIELKKVSFKNQYNMKVAGNLFVPKNLDKSKAYPAIVVGHPMGAVKEQAASLYAFKMAELGYVALAIDLSYWGASEGEPRNSVLPDVYAEDFSAAVDYLGSLSYVNREKIGAIGICGSGSFVLSAAKIDPRIKAIVTASMYDMGAANRDGLNKSLSLEARKAIIAEAANARWDEFKGGKRTLIGGTTLELNADTDPIQREFYSYYRTPTGEFTPKGATKETTTKPSLTSNVKFMNFYPFNDIELISPRPLLFITGDKAHSKEFSEEAYKRASQPKELMYIKGANHVDLYHDTQKIPFAKIGEFFNKNLK; this is translated from the coding sequence ATGTTAAGTAAAATCACAAAGCTTAAAGCTTGTTTTTTAGGAATTTTACTTTTAGGTGCTGCAGCTCATGCAGCTGATACAGGCGAGGGAAGACTTTTTCCAAAAAGCCCTAATATAGAGCTTAAAAAAGTAAGCTTTAAAAACCAATACAATATGAAAGTTGCGGGCAATCTTTTTGTGCCAAAAAATTTAGACAAAAGCAAAGCCTACCCAGCCATAGTCGTAGGACACCCAATGGGAGCAGTAAAAGAACAAGCTGCTAGTCTTTACGCTTTTAAAATGGCTGAGCTGGGCTATGTGGCTTTGGCAATTGATCTTAGTTATTGGGGAGCAAGTGAGGGCGAGCCAAGAAATAGTGTTTTACCTGATGTGTATGCGGAGGATTTTAGTGCAGCAGTTGATTATCTAGGCTCTTTAAGCTATGTTAATCGTGAAAAAATAGGAGCTATAGGCATTTGTGGAAGTGGAAGCTTTGTGCTTTCAGCCGCAAAAATCGATCCTCGTATCAAAGCCATAGTTACAGCAAGCATGTATGATATGGGCGCAGCAAATAGGGACGGGCTTAACAAATCACTAAGCCTAGAAGCAAGAAAAGCCATCATCGCTGAAGCTGCAAATGCAAGGTGGGACGAGTTTAAAGGTGGAAAAAGAACTTTAATCGGTGGCACAACTTTAGAACTAAACGCTGATACTGATCCTATACAAAGGGAGTTTTATAGCTATTATCGCACGCCAACTGGCGAATTTACCCCAAAAGGTGCAACTAAAGAGACAACCACCAAGCCAAGCTTAACTTCAAATGTGAAATTTATGAATTTCTATCCATTTAACGATATTGAGCTTATTTCACCGCGTCCTTTGCTTTTCATCACTGGAGATAAGGCACATTCAAAAGAATTTAGCGAAGAAGCGTATAAAAGAGCAAGCCAGCCAAAAGAGCTTATGTATATAAAAGGAGCAAACCATGTGGATTTATACCATGATACTCAAAAAATCCCTTTTGCAAAAATTGGCGAATTTTTTAATAAAAACTTAAAATAA
- a CDS encoding glycosyltransferase family 8 protein → MFHIVFNADENYIKYCAVLMTSIIKNTDTSKKFKDFFDEETLNSAMGGGLNKNLSSNYKLLDYSCLSPEEKSEGYVFHILTDCISTPTQQKLNQLQDELSQIYPCKIEVHSVNAKLFIENCNVKAFRENHATCYRLLLASTLPKTLKTCLYLDVDMLCLKDLRMCFALDTKDKIIVASLIKSSPYSSSLKSSKGKKDYVFNPNFNHFNSGFMLINLKKWRKFKVEQKALWLTQNYIIDDIPDEMILNAILQPKHRLNMSLKFNFYIGFAKKELRAQITCLNESTKRPRDWILPFTENEIEEADKQAFILHFNCGATKPWDKILLLDCNKKQPLFIYYQAWWNTALTTPVFKDKLLLLKIELTDKKLKENMEQDRQVLLSQILNLNQTITKLENENKTLQNEITSLKQTKGAALRAQNQLAYKLGTTLMSYSKSKFFYLNPKFYLTLLSIKSRHKKSKKAYENLIFSNPSFKLSLLETYADYDEALKVQNFFSYRLGLEFIKASKTWYKGGYVRFCFEVKKLKNQQSKTKFSL, encoded by the coding sequence ATGTTTCACATAGTCTTTAATGCTGATGAAAATTACATCAAGTATTGTGCTGTTTTAATGACAAGCATAATCAAAAACACTGATACTTCAAAGAAATTTAAAGACTTTTTTGATGAAGAAACTTTAAATTCAGCTATGGGGGGGGGGCTTAATAAAAATTTAAGTTCAAACTATAAACTTTTAGACTACTCCTGCTTAAGTCCTGAAGAAAAAAGCGAGGGCTATGTTTTTCATATACTTACTGACTGCATTTCAACTCCTACCCAGCAAAAGCTTAATCAACTTCAAGATGAGCTTAGTCAAATTTATCCTTGTAAGATAGAAGTTCATTCGGTAAATGCAAAGCTTTTTATCGAAAATTGTAATGTAAAAGCATTTAGAGAAAACCATGCAACTTGTTACCGCCTTTTACTCGCAAGCACTTTGCCAAAAACATTAAAAACTTGTTTGTACTTAGATGTAGATATGCTCTGCTTAAAAGATTTAAGAATGTGTTTTGCGCTAGATACCAAAGACAAAATTATTGTTGCAAGCCTTATTAAATCTTCACCATACTCTTCATCTCTTAAAAGCTCAAAAGGCAAAAAAGATTATGTCTTTAATCCAAATTTTAATCATTTTAATTCTGGTTTTATGCTTATAAATTTGAAAAAATGGCGAAAATTTAAGGTTGAACAAAAAGCTCTTTGGCTGACTCAAAACTATATTATTGATGATATACCAGATGAAATGATATTGAATGCTATTTTACAGCCCAAACACAGATTAAACATGTCGCTTAAATTTAATTTTTATATAGGATTTGCTAAAAAGGAATTGAGAGCTCAAATTACTTGTCTTAATGAGTCAACAAAAAGACCGAGAGATTGGATTCTTCCTTTCACAGAAAATGAAATCGAAGAAGCTGATAAGCAAGCATTCATTTTACATTTCAATTGTGGAGCTACTAAACCTTGGGATAAAATTTTACTTCTTGATTGCAACAAGAAACAGCCACTTTTTATCTACTATCAAGCTTGGTGGAACACTGCCCTAACTACTCCTGTCTTTAAAGATAAACTCTTGCTTTTAAAAATAGAGTTAACAGATAAAAAACTTAAAGAAAATATGGAACAAGACAGGCAAGTTTTATTAAGCCAGATCTTAAATTTAAATCAAACCATTACTAAACTTGAAAATGAAAACAAAACCTTGCAAAATGAGATTACAAGTCTAAAACAAACAAAAGGAGCAGCTTTAAGAGCACAAAATCAACTTGCCTATAAATTAGGAACTACTCTTATGTCATACTCAAAATCAAAATTTTTCTATCTCAATCCTAAATTTTATCTTACTTTGCTCAGTATCAAATCAAGGCATAAAAAGTCTAAAAAAGCTTATGAAAATTTAATCTTTTCAAATCCTAGCTTTAAACTATCCTTGCTTGAAACTTATGCTGATTATGATGAGGCTTTAAAGGTGCAAAATTTCTTTTCTTATAGACTTGGACTTGAATTTATAAAAGCGAGTAAAACTTGGTATAAAGGTGGATATGTGAGATTTTGCTTTGAAGTAAAAAAGCTGAAAAATCAACAAAGCAAAACCAAATTTTCTCTTTAA
- a CDS encoding MFS transporter, with translation MIKNNTFLIPTLMLGVFALLSMELGAMGLLPLIADFYQVSVSDAGWVVSIFALIVAFSAPILPLLVAKYDTKKVMLVCLSIFAITSLFAAFCTSFILLLVLRAIPAFFHPIYCALAFSVAANAMPKGQEIKGTSKIFAAVSAGMTLGIPLASYLASKINLEFSFIFFAILNALAFVATIFFVPSLKGEKTKSQKEQFKVLAMPVVWASIALVVVATGAMFGFYSYMSEFLLNFTHIDFTLISLLLLAYGLSNVVGNFIAGKAFVRSANLTLWISLFIMLVLYILLFVFGTNVLLTSLILIILGIFAGIVNSGDHFMLTQPIPQAKEFANGLFISTANIGTTLGTALCGLFISLEGSGFAVLASVALVVLSLIIFALRARLLKEKI, from the coding sequence ATGATAAAAAATAACACCTTTCTTATCCCAACGCTTATGCTTGGAGTATTTGCGCTTTTAAGTATGGAGCTTGGCGCTATGGGACTTTTACCGCTTATCGCTGATTTTTATCAAGTCAGTGTTAGCGATGCGGGCTGGGTGGTGAGTATATTTGCTTTGATAGTGGCTTTTTCAGCTCCTATTTTACCGCTTTTAGTGGCTAAGTATGATACCAAAAAAGTAATGCTTGTCTGTCTTAGTATATTTGCCATCACTTCGCTTTTTGCAGCTTTTTGCACGAGCTTTATCTTGCTTTTAGTGCTTAGAGCAATTCCAGCCTTTTTTCACCCAATCTACTGCGCTTTAGCCTTTAGCGTCGCAGCAAATGCTATGCCAAAAGGGCAGGAGATCAAAGGCACAAGTAAAATTTTTGCAGCAGTTTCTGCTGGTATGACGCTTGGAATTCCGCTGGCAAGCTATCTAGCAAGCAAGATTAATTTAGAATTTTCTTTTATCTTTTTTGCGATTTTAAATGCCCTTGCTTTTGTGGCGACTATCTTTTTCGTGCCAAGTCTAAAAGGCGAGAAAACAAAATCTCAAAAAGAGCAGTTTAAAGTGCTTGCAATGCCTGTAGTTTGGGCGTCTATCGCCTTAGTTGTTGTGGCAACTGGAGCTATGTTTGGTTTTTATAGCTATATGAGCGAGTTTTTGCTGAATTTTACACATATTGACTTCACTCTTATTAGCTTGCTTTTGCTTGCGTATGGACTCAGTAATGTTGTAGGCAATTTCATCGCCGGAAAAGCCTTTGTAAGATCAGCTAATCTTACACTTTGGATCAGTCTTTTCATCATGCTTGTTTTATATATCTTACTTTTTGTTTTTGGGACAAATGTGCTTTTAACAAGCTTGATCTTAATCATCTTAGGTATATTTGCAGGTATAGTCAATAGTGGGGATCATTTTATGCTCACTCAACCCATACCACAGGCTAAAGAATTTGCAAATGGACTTTTTATCTCCACAGCAAATATAGGAACCACGCTTGGCACAGCACTTTGCGGGCTGTTTATCTCGCTTGAAGGCTCAGGCTTTGCAGTTTTAGCAAGCGTAGCTTTGGTGGTGCTAAGTCTTATCATCTTTGCCCTAAGAGCGAGGCTTTTGAAAGAAAAAATTTAA
- a CDS encoding TonB-dependent receptor domain-containing protein: protein MALYSGQRYTFDESTNPMLQINVIPPRYTIDTKEENLAYELTPTFKFSDTGKIYVKFERGYITPLPTQLFDRRDTYSTIDWSTGAPYTQENPYSPSNVSSEHYDTYELGFSEDFFNFLSVQATGFYTITKGEIYNSGNPHFASENGSTQTVEWFYRNLDETKRLGVELSLRQDFGYLRLRQSFSHVSAKISKGIYDNTHMPYIPKNKVSLGVEYDLLKNLTLFADYTYIAKALDGGTTVRISGSEILSFQDQEYMPSYSLTDVGMSYQIQGLKIVLGVKNLFDRQYTVFQGPQITDPNRSGSRYYILGDGRSYYLNLRYDFSKPK from the coding sequence GTGGCTTTGTATTCAGGGCAAAGATATACTTTTGATGAATCTACAAATCCTATGCTTCAAATCAATGTCATTCCACCAAGATATACCATTGATACCAAAGAAGAAAATTTAGCCTATGAGCTTACACCTACTTTTAAATTCTCAGATACAGGTAAAATTTATGTTAAATTTGAACGAGGCTACATCACGCCTTTACCAACTCAGCTTTTTGATAGACGCGATACTTACTCAACTATAGATTGGAGCACAGGAGCTCCTTATACACAAGAAAATCCTTACTCACCTTCAAATGTTAGCTCAGAGCATTATGATACCTATGAACTTGGATTTAGCGAGGATTTTTTTAACTTTTTATCCGTGCAAGCGACTGGATTTTATACCATTACAAAGGGCGAAATTTATAATTCTGGTAATCCACACTTCGCCTCAGAAAATGGCTCTACGCAAACGGTTGAGTGGTTTTATAGAAATTTAGATGAAACAAAAAGACTAGGAGTTGAGCTTTCATTGCGCCAAGATTTTGGTTATTTGCGTTTAAGACAAAGCTTTTCTCATGTAAGCGCAAAAATCTCTAAAGGCATATATGATAATACTCACATGCCTTATATCCCAAAAAACAAAGTCAGCCTTGGTGTAGAATATGATCTGCTTAAAAATTTGACTCTTTTTGCTGATTATACTTATATAGCTAAAGCACTTGATGGCGGAACGACGGTTAGGATATCAGGAAGTGAAATTTTAAGCTTTCAAGATCAAGAATACATGCCAAGCTATTCACTTACTGATGTAGGTATGAGCTATCAAATTCAAGGACTTAAGATAGTTTTAGGAGTGAAAAATCTCTTTGATAGACAATACACAGTCTTTCAAGGACCGCAAATAACTGACCCAAACCGATCTGGCTCAAGGTATTATATATTAGGCGATGGACGCAGTTATTATCTTAATTTGCGTTATGATTTTTCTAAACCAAAATAA
- a CDS encoding carboxymuconolactone decarboxylase family protein, which yields MKRRSFLSNSAKFGLSLFALSFSGSLLANSYQNLKGKLMNLTQLAKQNFEKLFGKETPELAKTDPEFFSAYINFAFDEVQAHTKLSQKEQLMLILGALIASGGLSEYKIILKASLKQGISPAEIKEILYQSTPYVGIGKALEFILATNELFKAENIAMPLAAASTTTRENRAQKGLEIQRKFFGEAIDKGNAAAPAEVKHIRTFLSAHCFGDFYTRKGLELKFRELLTFVFVTALGGADAQVKAHIAGNLNIGNDKSVLIATITALIPYIGYPRSLNALALIEI from the coding sequence ATGAAAAGAAGATCATTTTTATCAAACTCAGCTAAATTTGGCTTAAGTCTCTTTGCTTTGAGCTTTTCAGGCTCATTATTAGCCAACTCTTATCAAAATCTAAAAGGAAAACTTATGAACTTAACACAACTTGCAAAACAAAATTTTGAAAAACTCTTTGGAAAAGAAACTCCAGAGCTAGCCAAAACCGATCCAGAATTTTTTAGTGCTTATATCAATTTTGCCTTTGATGAGGTGCAAGCTCACACTAAACTTAGCCAAAAAGAACAGCTCATGCTTATACTTGGTGCTTTAATAGCCTCAGGAGGCTTAAGTGAATACAAAATCATACTCAAAGCCAGCCTCAAACAAGGCATAAGCCCAGCTGAGATTAAAGAAATACTCTATCAAAGCACACCTTATGTAGGTATAGGCAAAGCACTTGAGTTTATCCTTGCTACAAATGAGCTTTTTAAGGCTGAAAATATCGCTATGCCTTTAGCTGCGGCAAGCACCACCACAAGGGAAAATAGAGCTCAAAAAGGGCTTGAAATTCAAAGAAAATTTTTTGGTGAAGCCATTGATAAAGGAAATGCCGCCGCTCCTGCTGAAGTAAAACACATAAGAACTTTTTTAAGCGCGCATTGTTTTGGGGATTTTTACACAAGAAAGGGGCTTGAGCTTAAATTTAGAGAGCTTTTAACCTTTGTTTTTGTAACAGCTCTTGGAGGAGCAGACGCTCAGGTAAAAGCTCACATTGCAGGCAATCTTAACATAGGCAATGATAAAAGCGTGTTAATCGCTACCATAACAGCACTCATTCCTTATATAGGCTATCCAAGAAGCTTAAATGCTTTAGCTTTGATTGAAATTTAA
- a CDS encoding cyclophilin-like fold protein, producing the protein MKISFEFNDELIITELDDNVAARHFYEMLPLELEFSDYVGKEKISPALKERLDTSGLKGYDPSVGDFFYFAPWGNLGVFYEKQPFHSGLIFLAKIKDYKKFQAQKGDFKVRIKKVL; encoded by the coding sequence ATGAAAATTTCTTTTGAATTTAATGATGAACTTATCATCACAGAGCTTGATGATAATGTTGCTGCAAGGCATTTTTATGAGATGCTGCCTTTAGAACTTGAATTTAGTGATTATGTGGGTAAAGAAAAGATTAGCCCTGCTCTTAAAGAAAGGCTAGATACTAGCGGTTTAAAGGGTTATGATCCAAGTGTTGGGGACTTTTTTTATTTTGCGCCTTGGGGGAATTTGGGGGTATTTTATGAAAAACAGCCCTTTCATAGTGGCTTAATCTTTTTAGCAAAAATCAAAGACTATAAGAAATTTCAGGCTCAAAAGGGCGATTTTAAAGTGCGTATTAAAAAGGTGCTGTGA
- a CDS encoding NAD(P)H-dependent oxidoreductase translates to MKKLLILLAFVLSVNVFANEAKVKTLVIASHPYPERSTFIKALEQAARSVKGVAVRNLESIYGYDTRAIDGTKEREIMREYERVVFLFPTHWFNITPMMKAYLNEAWGSVGPGLWQGKQMLVVSTAAGGASTYGKNGRIGAQLKDVFLPMKASALHCGMEYLEPLVFESVNRAELENYKKALIERLMQ, encoded by the coding sequence ATGAAAAAATTACTTATCTTACTAGCCTTTGTGCTTAGTGTAAATGTCTTTGCAAATGAAGCAAAAGTTAAAACTCTAGTCATCGCTTCACATCCTTACCCTGAACGCTCAACTTTTATCAAAGCTTTAGAACAAGCCGCAAGAAGTGTAAAAGGCGTTGCAGTAAGAAATTTAGAAAGCATTTATGGATATGATACGCGCGCCATTGATGGGACAAAAGAGCGTGAAATCATGCGTGAGTATGAAAGAGTGGTATTTTTATTTCCTACGCATTGGTTTAATATCACGCCTATGATGAAAGCTTATCTTAATGAAGCTTGGGGAAGCGTGGGACCTGGGCTGTGGCAGGGCAAGCAAATGCTTGTTGTTTCAACTGCAGCAGGTGGGGCTTCAACTTATGGTAAAAATGGCAGGATAGGCGCCCAGCTTAAAGATGTGTTTTTGCCTATGAAAGCAAGTGCTTTACATTGTGGTATGGAGTATTTAGAACCGCTTGTATTTGAGAGTGTAAATAGGGCTGAATTAGAAAATTATAAAAAAGCTTTGATTGAGCGTTTGATGCAGTAA